In Mycobacterium stomatepiae, the following are encoded in one genomic region:
- a CDS encoding alpha/beta hydrolase has product MHGWVPITVQVITAIVLSLAVGWRPRRWRMACLPVAAAIGTAAAYGTHWYVVDQGLSDEPAPAALWLWTALTAAAAVVLLLGWRGARGWQRSAALVSVPLCLLCATLMLNLWVGYFPTVESAWGQFTSGPLPDQTDRATVTAMAAKGSRPAHGSVVPVVIPSSASHFKHRGELVYLPPEWFDTSPPPALPTIMMIGGQFNTPADWTRAGNAIKTIDDFASAHHGEAPVLVFVDSGGAFNNDTECVNGVRGNAADHLTKDVVPYMISSFGVSGDRAHWGVTGWSMGGTCAVDLTVMHPDMFSAFVDVAGDFFPNAGNKAQTISRLFGGNADAWASFDPSTVINRHGRYRDVAGWFAISSDGPPAAHRNISIADTAAMRLAGRDAAANPSNQTAAAYSLCALGRSNGIDCAVLAQPGKHDWPFADRVFAAALPWLAGQLGTPGVPRAPLPDESPADAPSSSATVVVPAQHSNNAPR; this is encoded by the coding sequence ATGCATGGCTGGGTACCGATCACGGTCCAGGTCATCACGGCGATCGTGCTGTCGCTGGCCGTCGGCTGGCGACCACGGCGCTGGCGGATGGCGTGCCTGCCGGTTGCCGCTGCGATCGGTACGGCCGCGGCGTACGGAACACATTGGTATGTGGTCGATCAGGGTCTGTCCGACGAGCCCGCGCCTGCCGCGCTGTGGCTGTGGACCGCGCTGACCGCCGCTGCCGCGGTGGTGCTGTTGCTGGGCTGGCGCGGCGCGCGCGGCTGGCAGCGCAGTGCCGCGCTGGTGTCGGTGCCGCTGTGCCTGTTGTGCGCCACGTTGATGCTCAATCTGTGGGTCGGGTACTTCCCCACCGTGGAGTCGGCCTGGGGCCAGTTCACCTCCGGCCCGCTGCCCGACCAGACCGATCGTGCGACCGTGACGGCGATGGCGGCCAAGGGAAGTCGGCCGGCGCACGGCAGCGTGGTGCCGGTGGTGATCCCGTCGTCCGCGTCGCACTTCAAGCACCGCGGTGAGCTGGTGTACCTGCCGCCGGAGTGGTTCGACACCAGCCCGCCGCCGGCCCTGCCGACGATCATGATGATCGGCGGGCAGTTCAACACGCCCGCGGACTGGACGCGCGCGGGTAACGCGATCAAGACGATCGACGACTTCGCCTCGGCGCACCACGGCGAGGCCCCGGTGCTGGTGTTCGTGGATTCCGGCGGAGCTTTCAACAACGACACCGAATGCGTCAACGGTGTTCGCGGCAACGCCGCCGACCACCTCACCAAAGATGTTGTCCCCTACATGATTTCGAGTTTCGGCGTCAGCGGAGACCGCGCCCACTGGGGTGTGACGGGCTGGTCCATGGGCGGAACCTGCGCGGTGGACCTGACCGTCATGCACCCGGACATGTTCAGCGCGTTCGTCGACGTCGCCGGAGACTTCTTTCCCAACGCCGGCAACAAGGCACAGACCATCAGTCGGCTGTTCGGCGGAAACGCTGACGCGTGGGCGTCATTCGACCCCAGCACCGTGATCAACCGGCACGGCCGGTACCGCGATGTCGCCGGCTGGTTCGCGATCTCGTCGGACGGCCCGCCCGCGGCGCACCGGAACATCTCGATCGCAGACACCGCCGCGATGCGGCTAGCGGGCCGCGACGCCGCGGCCAACCCGAGCAACCAGACCGCGGCCGCGTATTCGCTGTGCGCGCTCGGTCGCTCCAACGGCATCGACTGCGCGGTGCTGGCCCAGCCGGGTAAGCACGACTGGCCCTTCGCCGACCGGGTGTTCGCGGCCGCGCTTCCGTGGCTGGCCGGCCAGCTGGGCACGCCCGGTGTGCCACGGGCGCCGTTGCCCGACGAATCGCCCGCCGACGCGCCGTCGTCGTCCGCGACGGTGGTGGTCCCGGCACAGCATTCCAACAACGCGCCGAGGTAA
- a CDS encoding PspA/IM30 family protein, with product MPDEPANPVTSAPDPGYDNAGVPTFDAVREKIETRYATSLGDAELDAQSPEGRSVDEQYDERQRAAAERLAQIRESMRGNQG from the coding sequence ATGCCCGACGAACCAGCAAACCCCGTCACCAGTGCACCCGACCCCGGGTACGACAACGCGGGTGTCCCGACCTTCGACGCGGTGCGTGAGAAAATCGAAACCCGCTACGCGACGTCACTGGGCGACGCGGAACTCGACGCCCAATCCCCGGAGGGCCGCTCCGTCGACGAGCAATACGACGAGCGCCAGCGCGCCGCGGCCGAACGGCTGGCGCAGATCCGCGAGTCGATGCGCGGGAACCAGGGCTAG
- a CDS encoding DUF6653 family protein, whose amino-acid sequence MWTRRRGHAVWLAVWLAVNPFVFGKPTQLRAWSTRAMLGEELWISRRPHDRAAVVSGLTSATALVAIVAARRHLLLPAAIAIVLQMSLTLLYWEQMVRYLDGERRDAATRQ is encoded by the coding sequence GTGTGGACGCGGCGCCGCGGCCACGCGGTCTGGCTCGCGGTGTGGCTGGCGGTCAATCCGTTCGTCTTCGGCAAGCCCACGCAACTGCGCGCCTGGTCGACCCGGGCGATGCTGGGCGAGGAGCTGTGGATCAGCCGTCGCCCCCACGACCGGGCCGCCGTGGTCAGCGGGCTCACCTCGGCGACGGCGTTGGTCGCCATCGTGGCCGCGCGCCGCCATCTTCTGCTGCCCGCGGCGATTGCCATCGTGCTGCAGATGTCGCTCACCCTGCTCTATTGGGAGCAAATGGTGCGCTATCTCGACGGGGAGCGACGGGACGCAGCCACGCGGCAGTAG